The following proteins are co-located in the Arctopsyche grandis isolate Sample6627 chromosome 3, ASM5162203v2, whole genome shotgun sequence genome:
- the LOC143909217 gene encoding uncharacterized protein LOC143909217: MECRLCLCSVAVESSVSIHDSPHPLVQRISICCHLHIDKDDSLPDSICSSCDNSLEKLNTFRNICIRNHNSPKPKLPTVSLPAKAHTRENQYKCDTCSKSFNNKSTLTRHLKTHTGMEPFKCDKCLKSFKRSSHLSRHMKSHTKTNSFKCDICLKSYNRSARLSRHMKSHTGEKPYECNICLKSFSDQSYMARHTKSQHGVKPHKCQICLKSFASKQRFEEHVNTHNGIKRYQCEICLKSFTTKSYMVRHIKSHTGENPYECDICLRSFNLKCSLLAHINYHNGIKPHRCHICMKSFTTKKNLVDHINSHKGIKPYNCEICLKSFTSKCNMLKHVKSHSGIKPHRCEICLKSFTAKRYLEKHMKSHTMAKPYICDVCMKSLATKSLLIEHINSHSGKLHKCHICSKSLTTISMSDLLEILCF, translated from the exons ATGGAGTGTAGGCTTTGTCTCTGTTCAGTTGCAGTCGAGTCTTCTGTCTCCATTCATGACAGTCCTCATCCACTGGTTCAACGCATCTCGATCTGCTGTCATTTGCAT atcGACAAAGACGATAGCTTACCAGATTCCATATGTAGTTCGTGTGATAACAGCCTGGAAAAGCTGAACACCTTCAGAAACATTTGTATACGCAATCACAATTCGCCGAAACCAAAGTTACCCACAGTTAGCCTACCGGCTAAAGCACATACTAGGGAGAACCAATACAAATGCGACacatgttcaaaatcattcaataataaatctACCCTGACGAGACACTTAAAGACTCACACAGGGATGGAACCCTTCAAGTGTGACAaatgtttgaaatcattcaaaCGTTCCTCTCACCTCTCGAGGCATATGAAATCTCACACGAAAACAAACTCCTTCAAATGCGACATATGCTTAAAATCGTATAACCGTTCAGCTCGCCTCTCGAGGCATATGAAATCTCACACTGGCGAGAAACCCTACGAATGTAACATATGTTTAAAGTCGTTCTCCGATCAATCTTATATGGCGAGGCATACAAAATCTCAGCACGGGGTAAAACCCCACAAATGccaaatatgtttaaaatcattcgctTCCAAACAAAGGTTCGAGGAGCATGTTAACACCCATAACGGAATAAAACGATATCAATgcgaaatttgtctaaaatcgttcaCAACTAAATCTTACATGGTGAGACATATCAAATCGCACACGGGGGAAAATCCAtacgaatgtgacatttgtttaagaTCGTTCAATTTGAAATGTTCCCTTTTAGCGCATATAAACTATCACaacgggataaaaccacacCGATGCCACATTTGTATGAAATCGTTTACGACTAAAAAAAACCTGGTGGATCACATTAACTCGCACAAAGGCATAAAACCGTACAATTGCGAAATCTGCTTAAAATCGTTCACTTCCAAGTGTAACATGCTCAAACATGTGAAATCTCACAGCGGGATAAAACCGCATCGGTGCGAAATCTGTTTGAAATCATTCACGGCGAAACGCTACCTCGAAAAGCACATGAAATCTCACACGATGGCAAAACCGTACATTTGTGACGTTTGTATGAAATCACTCGCCACTAAAAGTCTCCTCATCGAGCATATTAATTCTCACAGTGGAAAACTCCACAAATGccacatttgttcaaaatcgctCACTA CCATATCAATGTCCGATCTGCTTGAAATTCTTTGCTTCTAA